In the Bordetella genomosp. 10 genome, one interval contains:
- a CDS encoding 5-formyltetrahydrofolate cyclo-ligase: MSIKITQEDNAVPLRTRLRQLRAALPDDQRRRGALLMRGRLYTWLGLARDAALKAGRPAPSIVAAYWPLQDEPDLRPLLEQWVEAGITVALPAVRERGQPLEFRPWTPDAPMAEGPYGIQEPLAGTAVLPDLVLVPTLGYTPLADRVGYGGGYYDRTLAAFQAAGHACTRIGVAWSCGRLDPIAHVPQPHDVRLDAVLTPDGWVPKAP, translated from the coding sequence ATGTCCATCAAAATTACGCAAGAGGATAACGCAGTACCGCTCCGCACGCGATTAAGACAACTCCGCGCGGCCTTGCCCGACGACCAGCGCCGGCGCGGCGCCCTGCTGATGCGCGGCCGCCTGTACACCTGGCTGGGCCTGGCCCGCGACGCCGCCCTGAAGGCCGGCCGGCCGGCGCCCTCCATCGTGGCGGCCTATTGGCCCTTGCAGGACGAACCCGATCTGCGTCCCCTGCTGGAACAGTGGGTGGAGGCGGGGATCACGGTGGCGCTGCCGGCGGTCCGCGAACGCGGCCAGCCGCTCGAATTCCGTCCGTGGACGCCGGACGCCCCCATGGCCGAAGGCCCCTACGGCATCCAGGAGCCGCTGGCCGGCACGGCCGTCCTGCCCGACCTGGTGCTGGTGCCCACGCTGGGCTACACCCCGCTGGCCGACCGGGTGGGCTACGGCGGCGGCTACTACGACCGCACCCTGGCCGCCTTCCAGGCCGCCGGCCATGCCTGCACCCGCATCGGCGTGGCCTGGAGCTGCGGCCGGCTGGATCCCATCGCACACGTGCCGCAGCCCCACGACGTGCGCCTGGACGCCGTGCTCACGCCGGACGGCTGGGTGCCCAAGGCGCCCTGA